Below is a window of Pseudarthrobacter equi DNA.
GGAGTGCTGCTGGACCTCGACAAGGTCAAGGACCAGATCGACACGTCGAAGTTTGCCGACGGCACCGTGGAACTAGGCCAGCTCGATGGCAAGCAGTACACCATCACCGCAGGCGTGAACGCCATGTCCATGGTCCTGGATCCCACGGTGTTCGAAGCCGCAGGCGTACCGCTGCCGGACGACGAGACTTGGACTTGGGACGACTACGTCGATATCGCTGCCAAAATCAGCAAGAACTCGCCGGCCGGCACCTTCGGCACCACGCCGATGTCCAACGATTCGTTCGTAGCAGTATGGGCACGCCAAAGCGGCGAAGAGCTGTACACGGATGACGGCAAGAAGATGGGCATCAGCGAGGGCACCCTCGCCAAGTGGTTCGAGTTCAACAAGAAACTCATGGAAACCGGCGGCGCACCTTCGGCTTCGCAGACCGTCGAGGACGGCTCCGCACAGCCGGAACTGACGCTTATGGGCCAAGGCAAGCAGGCCATGAAAGTCTCGTGGAGCAACCAGATGACCTCATACTCGGGTGCTCCCCTGACCATGGTGAAGCTGCCCGGCGAGAGCAAGCAGCCGGGCACCTGGCTGCGGTCCTCCATGGAATACGCCATCTCGGCCAAGTCGGCCCAGTCCAAGGAAGCTGCGCTGTTCATCAACTACCTGGTGAACAACATGGACGCCGCCAGCAAGATCAAGAGCGACCGCGGCATGCCGGCCAACACCGAACTGAAGGCCGGCATCACTCCCCTGCTGAAGGAAACCCAGCAAAAGGAAGCCGCGTACCTGGACCGGGTTGCCGAGCTGAACGTTCAGCCGCCCAAGCCGTTCCCGGCAGGTTCCTCTTCCACGCTGGAAGTTTTGAACCGATACAACACCGATGTACTCTTCGGAAAGATTTCACCGCAGGATGCGGCGAAGGGCGTCATCAGCGAGGTCAACTCGAACCTGGGCTAAGCCCGGTACCGGCCGCGGTCAGCCCGACCGCGGCCGGTTCTTCTTCACCCCACGGCATTTCAGCAGACAGGAGGCAGGCCAGTGGCAGCCGATACAAAGGAATCCAGGCCCAGCGCCATTGCCGGCCATGAGGACTGGCCTGCCTATGTCCGCAATCATCCGCGGTACACCGCCGCCACTCCCGCCGCGCAGGGCCTGGCAGACGCGCTGGGCGTCCCCGGCGCATCCGGCCGGCCGGACGTCACGGTGCACTGGGAGGTAACGCACGACGACGTCACCACCTCCCAGCTCAGCTGGCAGTTGGGCTTCGGCCCGCGGACCACTGGCTGGCTGGCACGTCCGGCCGGAAGTACGGAGACCCTGCCGGGCGTCCTGGCCCTGCACTGCCACGGCGGCAACAAGTTCGGCGGGGCGGACCGGCTGATGGACCTTCCTGACAGCCACCCGTCCGCTGCTGCAGCCCGCGCGGGCCACTACGACGGCCGGTCACTTGCCTCCGAGACCGCCCGCCAGGGTTTCGCCGTGCTGGCCCATGACTCCTTTGCCTGGGGCAGCCGCCGCTTCGACCTCTCAACCCCGCCGTGGCGCACCGCCTCCGCACTGGAGGCGCGGCAAGCGCAATGGCGGCAGGACGGCGTCGTACCTTCCGAAGCGGACCACTACAACGCGGCAGCCGGGTTCCACGAGGACACCGTGGCCAAGACCGCCGGACTGCTGGGCACCAGCCTGGCCGGCATGGTGGCCCACGACGACCTTGCCGCCCTGGACATCCTCGCCCACCTGCCCGGCGTCGACGCGGACCGCCTGGGCTGCGTAGGCTTCTCCGGCGGCGGCGGCCGGTCCCTGGCCCTCGCCGCCCTGAGTCCCCGCATCCGCGCCTCGGTGGTGACCTGCATGATGACCACCTTCGAATCCCTGCTGCCCGCCTACCTGGACGCCCACTCCTGGCTGCTGCAGACTCCGGGCCTGTGGAAGCTGGGCGACTGGCCGGAACTCACGGGCGGCTCCGCCGCCCGGTTCCTGGTGCAGTACGCGCTGGCCGACGAACTCTTCCCTGAGGACGGCATGCGCCAGGCCCACCGAACCCTTGAAGCACTGAACGGCGGCGGCCGCTACACCGGAAGTTTCTGGCCCGGCGGGCACGTCTTCACTGCGGCCATGCAGGATGAAGCCATCGGATTCCTGGCCGCGTCCCTTGCCCTTGCAGCGTCACCCGCCTCCTGACCACCCCAACCCCACAAGGACCCTTTGATGATTTCGCACTCCGCCACCGCGGAACCGGGCAGCCGCCCCGAGGACCGTGCCGCTGCCGGCACCGCAGTCCCCCGCATTGCCCTGGTGGGCGTCCACGGCTTCGGCGAACGCCACCTTGCCAACCTGGCCCGGCTGGAAGAGGCAGGGGCACTGGAGCTCGTGGCCGTCGCCGATCCCAACCCGCCGGCGCCCGGCCGGCTCAAGGACACGGTGGCCGTCTTCCCGGACCTCAACAGCCTCCTCGCAGCGCAGACAACT
It encodes the following:
- a CDS encoding acetylxylan esterase, whose translation is MAADTKESRPSAIAGHEDWPAYVRNHPRYTAATPAAQGLADALGVPGASGRPDVTVHWEVTHDDVTTSQLSWQLGFGPRTTGWLARPAGSTETLPGVLALHCHGGNKFGGADRLMDLPDSHPSAAAARAGHYDGRSLASETARQGFAVLAHDSFAWGSRRFDLSTPPWRTASALEARQAQWRQDGVVPSEADHYNAAAGFHEDTVAKTAGLLGTSLAGMVAHDDLAALDILAHLPGVDADRLGCVGFSGGGGRSLALAALSPRIRASVVTCMMTTFESLLPAYLDAHSWLLQTPGLWKLGDWPELTGGSAARFLVQYALADELFPEDGMRQAHRTLEALNGGGRYTGSFWPGGHVFTAAMQDEAIGFLAASLALAASPAS
- a CDS encoding ABC transporter substrate-binding protein — protein: MGVAAATAVLALALTGCGSSPQAAKVGTAEDPVTIRFAWWGNDSRAKTTLEVIKDFEAANPTIKVQGENTEFSSYWDKMATQIAGGTTPDVFAMSGSYPSEYASRGVLLDLDKVKDQIDTSKFADGTVELGQLDGKQYTITAGVNAMSMVLDPTVFEAAGVPLPDDETWTWDDYVDIAAKISKNSPAGTFGTTPMSNDSFVAVWARQSGEELYTDDGKKMGISEGTLAKWFEFNKKLMETGGAPSASQTVEDGSAQPELTLMGQGKQAMKVSWSNQMTSYSGAPLTMVKLPGESKQPGTWLRSSMEYAISAKSAQSKEAALFINYLVNNMDAASKIKSDRGMPANTELKAGITPLLKETQQKEAAYLDRVAELNVQPPKPFPAGSSSTLEVLNRYNTDVLFGKISPQDAAKGVISEVNSNLG